A region of the Mycobacterium sp. NBC_00419 genome:
GGGCGGTGCCCGTCGGCTCCGGTGCGGGCACACTCGTGCACCAGCCAACCGAAGCCGGCATTGCCCAGCCGCTCGGCCAACTCCAGCATCGTCATCCCGCGCTCGGCACCGAGCGTGGCCTGGGCGACCTGCCAGCCGCGGTTCTCCTCGCCGACCAGATTGGCCGCCGGGATCCGCACGTCGTTGAGGAAGATCTCGCAGAAGTGCGAGTCGCCGACCGCGTTGCGGATCGGCCTCACATCGATACCAGGTGTGGTCATGTCCAGCAGGAAGTAGCTGATGCCTTGGCGCTTGGGGGCCTCGGGATCGGTGCGGGCCAGCAGCAGACACCAGTCGGCGTGCATACCGCCGCTGGCCCAGAGCTTCTGGCCGTTGACCACGTAGTGCTCGCCGTCGCGCCGGGCGGTGGTGCGCAGTGCGGCCAGATCGGATCCGGCCTCGGGTTCGGAGAAGCCCTGGACCCAGATCTCACCGTCGAGAATGGCAGGCAGATGGCGGCGGCGCTGCTCGTCGGTGCCGGCGACGAGCAATGTCGATGCCGCGTGGTGAATTCCGACGAACGCCAGCACCAGGCGTGGGGCGTCGTGGGCGGCCAGTTCGGAGTAGAGCACGATCTGCTGGTCGACCGGCATGCCGCCACCCCACTGTGCCGGCCAGTGCGGCACGGCGTATCCGGCCCGGTGCAGTTCGGCGAACGATGCCTTCTGGAAGGCGACGAACTCCTCGTCGCTCGCCCCGGTCTGAGTGGCGCGCCAGTCGGCGGGCACGTGGGTGCGACACCACTGCCGCACGCTGGCGCGGAAATGATCGAGGTCGGCCGTCATGAGTACAACCCGGTCAGGCCACGCCGGCCCACCCGCTGGGTCAACTGCTGCCGGGTGGCCGACAGGCCGAACGGCAGACGTCGCAGCGGCTGGCTGTAGCGCGACAGCCACGACAGGGTGGTCTCGTCGCAGAAACCGACCGCGCCGTGCAATTGGTGGCACACCCGGAAGACGACCTCGGCGGCCTCGATCGCGGCCAGTCGCAGCGCCAGCGCGTCGTCGACGTCGAGGCTCCACAGCGCATGTTTGGCGAGCACCTCGAGGCCGCTATGTTCCACCTCGGCGTCGGTGAGCTGGAACTGCACACCCTGAAACGACGACAGCGGCTGACCGAACTGTTTGCGCAAGGTGACGTGGGCGATCGTCAACTCGATGGCACGGTCCAGCATTCCGAGCAGCGTCCAGCACGGCAGCATCAGCGCGAGGGCCACATCGCCGGCACCGGCAGCGTCGATCTCGGTCAGTTGCAACGCCACCGTGAAGGCGGGCCCAGTCGCCGCGGTGGCCACTGCTGCGCTGCGCGCCCCGTCGAGTGTGACTGCGGCCCAACGGGTCTCTAGACCTGCGATCGCGCCTTCCGGCGCCGCGGCAGAGACGACGATCAACCCGTCGACATCGAGATCGGCGGGCCGGGCCAGCCGCTCGGCGAGCGGGTACGGGAGTGCCCAGTAACCGGCGCTGCGGCACAGGGCCGCGGCGGCCTCTAGCGAGTCGGAGTCGGCGCGCGGGTCGAGGTCCCAGGCGCCGAGTTCGGCGAGCACCGGGGCGACCAGCGCTTCGCGATCCGACGGCTTTGCCTCGGCCTGCTGCACCAGCAGGTCGCCGCCGGCGGATTCGAAGGCGCGCAGCGCTTGGCGGCCGTATTCGGTTGCGTCCTCGGAGAGTTCGAGGTTCATCGCCTGGCCCCTCCGAGCAGAGCCCGCGACATCAGGATCCGTTGCATCTCGATGCTGCCGGATGCCACCGTCGCCGACTGCGAGTACCGCCAGTGGTCCTCGACCTCGCTCCGGTAGTAGGCGGTTGGCGCGTCGTCGCGCGGCACGGTGGCGATGATCTCCATCAGGACCTCGGCGCTGTCCTGGTCCAGCTTCGTGACCGCGATGCGGTATCCGGCGGCGTCCGCGGGCTGGATGCGCCCGGCACTCTGCAGCGACACCACCCGGTAGGCCAGCAGCCGGGCCCGCCGGCAGTGCATCAGCATGCGGGTCCAGCGGCCGCGCAGTTCCTCGTGCAGCTGCTCCCAACGGTCCCCCAGCGCTTCGGGCGCCAGCATCAGAAGCCGTTCGCAGCGGGCATATCTGGCGATCCCCACCCGCTCGAAGGACAGCACGTCCTGCACGATCGACCAGCCGCCGTCGATCGTGCCCAGCACGTCGGCGTCGGTGACCCGCAGGTCGTCGAAGAACACCTCGTTGAGGTGATGCGGGCCCATCATCGACCGGATCGGGCGCACCTGGATGGCCGGGTCGCTCATCGGCACCAGGAAGATCGTCAAGCCCTGCTGCTTCTTCTCCCCTTTCGAGGTACGCGCCAGCAGGAAACACCACTGCGCCATGGTGGCGTAGGAGGTCCAGATCTTCTGCCCGCTGATCAGCCACCCATCGCCATCTCTGCGCGCCGTGGTGCGCAGCGACGCCAGATCCGAGCCGGCCTCCGGTTCGGAGAAGCCCTGGCACCAGATGACCTCGCCGGCGGCGATCGGCGGCAGGTGCTTGCGCTGTTGTTCTGAGGTGCCGTAGCGCATCACGGTGGGTCCGACCCAGTTGACACCCATGTACTGGGCGCCGCGCGGCTCGTGGTGAGCCCACATCTCCTCGCGCACCACCGTCTGCTCCCACACCGAGGCGCCGCGCCCGCCGTACTCCTGCGGCCACGCCAGGCACAGCATTCCGTCGCTCGCCAGGGTTCGGCAGAACCGTTGAGCCGCTTCGAGATCGGCGGGGTCGTCGGTGAACGCACCCATGAAGCCCTCGGGCACGTGCTCTGTCACCAGCGACCGCAGCTGGGTGCGCAGGGCGGCCGCCGCCGGGCCCATGTCGAAGTCCAGGCTCATCGGCTTTCCGCCTCGGCGAGGTTCAGCTCGGCCAGGCCCAGTTCTTTGAGCACCTCAGCGGTGTCGGCGCCCAGCAACGGAGCCGGACCGGACACTCTGCCGGGTGTACGGGAGAACCAGGTCGGCACGCCGGGCATCCGGACCGCCCCGTGCGGTGTCTGCACGGTCTCGAAAAAGCCGACGGCGTTGAGGTGTTCGTTGTCGAACAGGTCTTCGGGGGTGTTCAGGGGCGCCGCCGGGATCTCCAGGTCGACGAACAGCGTGAGCCACTCGTCGGTGGTGCGCTCGGTCATCGTCTGCGCCAGCAGCGAGTAGATGGTGTCGATCTCGGCAGCGCGCGCGGGCAGCGTCGCGAACCGTTCGTCGTTCCACGCCGGCTGCACCGCGTTGATGAAGCCCGCCCAGTGCTTGTCGTTGTAGATCAGCGCCGAGATGTAGCCGTCTTTGGTGCGATACGGCTTACGGTTGGGTGCGATGGTGCGGTGATACAGCGCCGGGCCCAGCGGCGGATCGAACATCGCCCCGTTGGCGTGTTCGACAAGCATGAACGACGCCATGGTTTCGAACATCGCGACTTCGACTTCCTGGCCCTCACCGGTGCGCTCGCGGTGGAACAGCGCCATGGTCGTGGCGTACACCGCGGTCAGGCCGGCGACCTTGTCGGCGACGATCGTCGCGACGTAGTTGGCCTCCCCGGTCAACTCCTTCTGCACGGCAGGCAGGCCGCACTCGGCCTGGATGGTGTCGTCGTAGGCCGGGCGGTCACGCTCGGGCCCGCGGTGGCCGTAGCCGTAGCAGTTGGTGTAGACGATTCCCGGGTTGATGGCGGAAACGTCGTCGTAGCCGAAGCCCAGCTTCGTGATCGCCTTGGCCCGCATGGAGTGGATGAAGACGTCGGCATCGGCGATCAGCGCCCGCAGCGCGGCCTTGCCGTCGTCGGTGCGCAGGTTGAGTACGACGCTGCGCTTGCCGCGGTTGACGTTGACGAACACCCCGCTCATGCCGGGTGCCGGGCCGACGGAGACGTAGCGGGTGTCGTCGCCCTGCGGCGGTTCGATCTTGATGACGTCGGCGCCCATGTCGGCCAGGATCTGCGTGCAGTACGGACCCATCACCATCGCGGTCAGGTCCACCACCCGCACCCCCGCCAGCGGCCCGCTGCGTAGTGCAGTCACGTTGTGCCCCTTGCCATCGCAAAGCTGTAGCCGATGTGATCGGCGTGCCCGGCGGGAACGGCCGGGAAGACCACCGGAGCGGACAGGTCCCGGATCTCGCCGATGCGCTCGCCGACCGCCTCGATCGACCAGGCCGGCTGATACACCCCGGGTGCTTCGGCGACCACCACCCTGGCCACCCGTCCGGCGATGGCGGCCAGCGATTCGCCGGTGATGGAGCAGGCTTCGTGGGCCAGCCAGCCGACCACCGGCGCCACCAGTTCGGGTCCCATCG
Encoded here:
- a CDS encoding acyl-CoA dehydrogenase family protein produces the protein MTADLDHFRASVRQWCRTHVPADWRATQTGASDEEFVAFQKASFAELHRAGYAVPHWPAQWGGGMPVDQQIVLYSELAAHDAPRLVLAFVGIHHAASTLLVAGTDEQRRRHLPAILDGEIWVQGFSEPEAGSDLAALRTTARRDGEHYVVNGQKLWASGGMHADWCLLLARTDPEAPKRQGISYFLLDMTTPGIDVRPIRNAVGDSHFCEIFLNDVRIPAANLVGEENRGWQVAQATLGAERGMTMLELAERLGNAGFGWLVHECARTGADGHRPLDDAVVRDRLAQFEIEVTGLRGLCRDVVAAGEAGTVGAADPSIVKLYYSELLQRMTDFGAEIGGLAGQTHLTKPASSGWESGSWMLDFIGSWEWTIPGGTSEIQRTIIAERGLGLPREPSAL
- a CDS encoding acyl-CoA dehydrogenase family protein, with protein sequence MNLELSEDATEYGRQALRAFESAGGDLLVQQAEAKPSDREALVAPVLAELGAWDLDPRADSDSLEAAAALCRSAGYWALPYPLAERLARPADLDVDGLIVVSAAAPEGAIAGLETRWAAVTLDGARSAAVATAATGPAFTVALQLTEIDAAGAGDVALALMLPCWTLLGMLDRAIELTIAHVTLRKQFGQPLSSFQGVQFQLTDAEVEHSGLEVLAKHALWSLDVDDALALRLAAIEAAEVVFRVCHQLHGAVGFCDETTLSWLSRYSQPLRRLPFGLSATRQQLTQRVGRRGLTGLYS
- a CDS encoding acyl-CoA dehydrogenase family protein, which codes for MSLDFDMGPAAAALRTQLRSLVTEHVPEGFMGAFTDDPADLEAAQRFCRTLASDGMLCLAWPQEYGGRGASVWEQTVVREEMWAHHEPRGAQYMGVNWVGPTVMRYGTSEQQRKHLPPIAAGEVIWCQGFSEPEAGSDLASLRTTARRDGDGWLISGQKIWTSYATMAQWCFLLARTSKGEKKQQGLTIFLVPMSDPAIQVRPIRSMMGPHHLNEVFFDDLRVTDADVLGTIDGGWSIVQDVLSFERVGIARYARCERLLMLAPEALGDRWEQLHEELRGRWTRMLMHCRRARLLAYRVVSLQSAGRIQPADAAGYRIAVTKLDQDSAEVLMEIIATVPRDDAPTAYYRSEVEDHWRYSQSATVASGSIEMQRILMSRALLGGARR
- a CDS encoding CaiB/BaiF CoA transferase family protein, with protein sequence MVMGPYCTQILADMGADVIKIEPPQGDDTRYVSVGPAPGMSGVFVNVNRGKRSVVLNLRTDDGKAALRALIADADVFIHSMRAKAITKLGFGYDDVSAINPGIVYTNCYGYGHRGPERDRPAYDDTIQAECGLPAVQKELTGEANYVATIVADKVAGLTAVYATTMALFHRERTGEGQEVEVAMFETMASFMLVEHANGAMFDPPLGPALYHRTIAPNRKPYRTKDGYISALIYNDKHWAGFINAVQPAWNDERFATLPARAAEIDTIYSLLAQTMTERTTDEWLTLFVDLEIPAAPLNTPEDLFDNEHLNAVGFFETVQTPHGAVRMPGVPTWFSRTPGRVSGPAPLLGADTAEVLKELGLAELNLAEAESR